From Bacteroidales bacterium:
TCTGGTATGGCATTTCCTTCAATGCCCATTTTTTCAACTGGCATGTCATCCCTGTTTTGTTTCTATATCCTGCCTGGGGCATGATTCAGCAGTTTATGATGATCGCTATCATTGCAAGAAATTTACAAAAAATAGACTCCCTGAATTTGGACATTTCCCAGATTATCCTGTTAATCTCCCTTCTCTTTGCGCTTATTCATTATCCCAGTCTGCCTATCATGGCCTTTGCATTCTTTATGGAGCTTTTATTCACCAGTGTTTACTTTAAATGGAGAAATCTCTGGCCCCTCGGACTGTATCACGGCTGGCTCGGCAGTTTATTCCTGTTCTTCGTGCTGGGAAGGGACTTGTGGAATGAACTGTGGCCGATGTTTTAGCCCGAATTATTCTAATATACTTGTCAAATGTGGAAAAACCTTTTCAGGTCGGTCCCCTTCTTCAATTTGAAATGAATATACAGCAACAGAACAGCGATGATCCCAACGGATACCATTACTATTAAACTCCATCCGAAATGTAGGGTATTACCGGAATACAGGGAAAGTATCCCGTCGATACAAATGCTGAGCACCCCGGATACGATAAGAGAATACGCTATGATATTCAAGCCTGTTTGCTCGGCTTTTCTGACGATAAAAATAAAAACAAAAATGCCTATATACCCTGCCAATAGCAGGGGAATACCCAGTTGCATCCCCCAGCCGGTATTTCCGGCATAAATATCCAGCAGAATGAGCAGCACGGAGGTGGCCAGGAAACTGAAAAAAAGCAGCAACAGGAGTTTTCTGTACCAAAAGGCAATGAGTGTGATATTCAGGTACAATACCAGCCCGGCTGTTACAGGGTATTTTGACCATGTGACGGTCTGATCACCCAGGAAATCAATAATTAATGTTGTGATTATCCCTGAAATCAGTATGAGGCCGGATATTTTCCAGATCAGCATTCGCTTCTGGAAACCGGTCAATTTCTGATAATCGCTCAGGAGTTTTTCCTCTTGCTGTAATTTTCTGGATTTAAGATATGCCAGATTATCGGTGTTCTGGTTCCAGACGGGTTCCCCGCATAAAGAACAAAAATTGGCATTTTCTTCCAGTTCCACGCCACAATTTGAACAACGTATCATAATAAATAAGATTTATAGCTCTTCATCCTCCCTCTGCACCTGAATATCGCGTGCTTCTAAAAATTCCAGAAATTTCTGCTCGAATTCTCCGGAAGTGGTTATGTTTCCAAAACTCAACACCAGCTTATCATCAAAACCAATGATACCGCAGTTTATTTTCAGCAGGTTATTAGGCGGCGGAGGTGTAATAACAAAATGATCAATCATATCTTCCGTTTCAACGGGTAATTTTGCCTTTCCCAGATTCGTAACCACCCCGCTATACTGACTTGGACCCAGAGATTTGTGTTTCATTTTCAGGATCAGACTTTTAATAACCAACGGAATGCTTCTGACATAGATTTTTTTCTCACTCCCAACGTTTCTCGAGATGTTTTTATTGATCAGTTTCTCATCGGTTTCAAGCTGGATCTGGTGATATACTGTTTTGACAATCTCATCGAATGTATAATAGCCAAGCCGCAGATCAATTTCAGGCATGACAAACAATGAAAAATTTCGCATCGTCCGTGAAGGAAAAATTTTTCTCAGATTAACAGGCACCTGAACGCGAAGCACCTTGTTTTTTTTATACTTTTTGAAACCGCTGAGATTTTCATATATATCCTGTAATGTAAAAAGGTAAACCGCAACCAGATAGACGGTGAGGCTGACCCCTTTTTCAGCGGCAATCCGTTTGATCTGTTGCAGGGAAAGGGTAACATTCAGCCGTTCAAAACGTGGAGGTGCTTTGGGAGGATAAGGGTAATGAAAAGCTTTTGTTCTTTTAATTGTTGGTGGTATATTTTCCTTAAAATACCGTTTGTAGGCATCTTCATATTCTTCTTTGGAAATTTGTTCTTCAGGGTTTTGGAATTGGTATTCCTCGGGAATTTTTCTTCCACAAGCCTGAGCATACAATATCAAAACGGTTCTTAAAAATTCAAATCCCCCGCCCCCGTCTGTTAAAACATGGGAAAATTCTATGCTTATCCGGTTGTTTTTCACCGGAATTCTGATCAGCAGCTCTCCTTTCGAAAATTTCCGGCAGCATCCCTGATGGTCTGCTACAATAGGTATATGCCGGGGAAGATGTTCAAGGTAGTACCAGAAAAACCCCTTCTTAAGCTGTACCTTATAATATGGAAATCGCTTTTCCGCAGTAAGCAACGCTTTTCTCAGGGCACTGATTTTAACCGGATATTTAAGTACAGCAGTTAATCTGAAAACAGTAGTAACTTCTTTCGTAATAATGGCCGGAAAAATTTTTGCGGCATTATCAAGCGAAAACCAGAACTTTGCGGTTTCGGGAATGATATGTTTTTTGGCAGCCAATAACCTTGCTTAATATAG
This genomic window contains:
- a CDS encoding zinc ribbon domain-containing protein, translating into MIRCSNCGVELEENANFCSLCGEPVWNQNTDNLAYLKSRKLQQEEKLLSDYQKLTGFQKRMLIWKISGLILISGIITTLIIDFLGDQTVTWSKYPVTAGLVLYLNITLIAFWYRKLLLLLFFSFLATSVLLILLDIYAGNTGWGMQLGIPLLLAGYIGIFVFIFIVRKAEQTGLNIIAYSLIVSGVLSICIDGILSLYSGNTLHFGWSLIVMVSVGIIAVLLLYIHFKLKKGTDLKRFFHI
- a CDS encoding CPBP family intramembrane metalloprotease, with amino-acid sequence MRTINFEPEASAQTVYNIKTMINQDIAITTDKRRWLEILAVGITGVMKHVLMDWLEMRGLYIGAACLFWMLFIAKRYRENPHILRDWGLRKDHFKNTFMFILPFAGVLVAGIVWYGISFNAHFFNWHVIPVLFLYPAWGMIQQFMMIAIIARNLQKIDSLNLDISQIILLISLLFALIHYPSLPIMAFAFFMELLFTSVYFKWRNLWPLGLYHGWLGSLFLFFVLGRDLWNELWPMF